The following are encoded in a window of Candidatus Zixiibacteriota bacterium genomic DNA:
- a CDS encoding nuclear transport factor 2 family protein gives METPHDRYTVEQFLQLEVEVWKALAAGDAEADTRLLEDSFLGVYGAGFAGKSDHTGQLRDGPTVARFDLSEARILVLSDQVVLLSYRAEWVKHESTSENAKELTYITSIWRSVDGAWKNIFSQDTPANR, from the coding sequence ATGGAAACACCTCATGATCGGTACACAGTAGAACAGTTCCTACAACTCGAAGTCGAAGTTTGGAAAGCCTTGGCGGCAGGCGACGCTGAAGCTGACACTCGATTACTGGAAGATAGTTTCTTGGGTGTTTATGGTGCTGGGTTCGCTGGAAAGTCTGATCACACTGGTCAATTGCGAGACGGTCCGACAGTTGCACGTTTCGATCTGTCAGAGGCCAGAATCCTGGTGCTATCTGATCAAGTAGTGCTACTATCGTATCGCGCTGAGTGGGTCAAACATGAGAGTACTTCGGAGAATGCGAAGGAACTGACCTACATTACGTCGATATGGAGGAGTGTTGACGGTGCTTGGAAAAACATCTTCAGTCAAGACACACCTGCAAACCGGTAA